A window from Polyangium spumosum encodes these proteins:
- a CDS encoding prepilin-type N-terminal cleavage/methylation domain-containing protein — MLVARFLSRRFPRTRTRAARAAGRLGGFTLTEILVVIFMIALLAAIASPAFIRIMRDIGLSRLTMQLAEIYRRGYVESNERATFVVRFRKANGLPQVETVRAALDTPTPTLISPRGCNTINWDDPTLERQTFRFAAADKKEIVDVGFLGPDNASEDTADVCFSRRKAFVRYNGGAFTEMVGAARLTVTNLSNGRVRRVLVPSFGLPRVIQ; from the coding sequence ATGTTGGTGGCTCGTTTCCTTTCTCGCCGGTTTCCGAGGACGCGGACGCGCGCTGCACGTGCGGCGGGGCGGCTCGGTGGCTTCACGCTGACCGAGATCCTCGTGGTCATCTTCATGATCGCGCTGCTCGCGGCGATCGCGTCGCCCGCGTTCATCCGCATCATGCGCGACATCGGCCTGAGTCGGCTCACGATGCAGCTCGCGGAGATCTACCGGCGCGGCTACGTCGAGTCGAACGAACGCGCGACGTTCGTCGTGCGGTTCCGCAAGGCGAACGGCTTGCCGCAGGTCGAGACCGTGCGAGCCGCGCTCGACACGCCGACGCCGACGCTGATCTCGCCGCGCGGCTGCAACACGATCAACTGGGACGACCCCACGCTCGAGCGACAAACCTTCCGCTTCGCCGCGGCCGACAAGAAGGAGATCGTCGACGTCGGCTTCCTCGGCCCCGACAACGCGAGCGAGGACACCGCCGATGTCTGCTTCTCGCGTCGCAAGGCGTTCGTCCGGTACAACGGCGGCGCGTTCACGGAGATGGTCGGCGCGGCGAGGCTCACCGTGACGAACCTCTCGAACGGCCGCGTGCGCCGGGTGCTCGTGCCGTCGTTTGGCCTGCCGAGGGTGATCCAGTGA
- a CDS encoding prepilin-type N-terminal cleavage/methylation domain-containing protein, which translates to MSRARGYTVIEVMMALSILAVGATGVIALQKVALIGNSNARIGDGARQVASTWAERLKVDSIQWNDPLGMQDIGETRWLASSFVYNSASPPGPAQWILAPEIPGWSSPVADIQGVDVSVDDTTTSGVFCTHLQIARAVQKPLSLGGATHPIAARALVRVIWRRDLAPITECRTTPPANIETNDARYGFYYLSTVIGQEEASN; encoded by the coding sequence GTGAGCCGCGCGCGTGGCTACACGGTCATCGAGGTCATGATGGCCCTCTCGATCCTCGCGGTCGGCGCGACGGGCGTGATCGCGCTGCAGAAGGTCGCGCTGATCGGCAACTCGAACGCGCGGATCGGCGACGGCGCGCGGCAGGTCGCGTCGACGTGGGCCGAGCGGCTCAAGGTCGACTCGATCCAGTGGAACGACCCGCTCGGGATGCAGGACATCGGCGAGACACGCTGGCTCGCCTCGTCGTTCGTGTACAACAGCGCGAGCCCGCCGGGCCCGGCGCAGTGGATCCTCGCGCCCGAGATCCCCGGCTGGAGCTCGCCCGTGGCCGACATCCAGGGCGTCGACGTGAGCGTCGACGACACCACGACGAGCGGCGTCTTCTGCACGCACCTGCAGATCGCGCGGGCCGTCCAGAAGCCGCTCTCGCTGGGCGGCGCGACGCACCCCATCGCTGCCCGCGCCCTCGTGCGCGTGATCTGGCGGCGGGACCTCGCGCCGATCACCGAGTGCCGGACGACCCCGCCCGCGAACATCGAGACAAACGACGCGCGTTACGGCTTCTATTACCTCTCCACCGTGATCGGCCAAGAGGAGGCCTCGAACTGA
- a CDS encoding prepilin-type N-terminal cleavage/methylation domain-containing protein, whose amino-acid sequence MRANDRTLRAGERRGFTLVELLVAISAGALVAAAAVLLSKNAVRIFQEEARISYAQVAVSMGLGRLGTDLEHAGRNSTRNPYTDRRVCAPTNLVGWPDGMRRLAPVVIEPRPDLPQNAGNDLRNERITIAGDLESGENFIMSTTLPGANSTTLVLQPNSRAIRRLTALTNNGDVAKRLSEYFRVGRMLHVEGPTSDYYGVIQGFATTGAPIDSIQVAVSNTPALPVQTSQGVGSSCAIKGFGTGFPVHVISRVRYELRSVVGDPTFADYVQPLNPVTGDEDRTELVRVELAADDSEVPGTQEIVAEYAVGLRFGITALTLTSQPDAPVLERFPITDPVPNAQIYTIAGPPDVQGTRPEAVRSVQVRLSTRSRAPDRPTQLAAPAGRPFRFLVGNAKGAERFARVRTLEREFSLVNTRGGSP is encoded by the coding sequence ATGCGCGCGAACGACCGCACCCTCCGCGCGGGCGAGCGGCGTGGCTTCACGCTCGTCGAGCTGCTCGTCGCGATCTCCGCGGGCGCGCTCGTCGCCGCCGCGGCCGTGCTCCTCTCGAAAAACGCCGTGCGGATCTTCCAGGAAGAGGCGCGCATCTCGTACGCGCAGGTCGCCGTGTCGATGGGCCTCGGTCGTCTGGGCACGGACCTCGAGCACGCCGGGCGCAACAGCACGAGGAACCCCTACACCGACCGGCGCGTCTGCGCTCCGACGAACCTCGTCGGCTGGCCGGACGGCATGCGAAGGCTCGCGCCCGTCGTCATCGAGCCTCGCCCCGATCTGCCGCAAAACGCAGGCAACGACCTGCGGAACGAGCGCATCACGATCGCCGGCGACCTCGAGTCCGGCGAGAACTTCATCATGAGCACGACGCTGCCCGGCGCGAACAGCACGACGCTCGTGCTCCAGCCGAACAGCCGCGCGATCCGCCGCCTCACGGCGCTGACGAACAACGGCGACGTCGCCAAGAGGCTCTCGGAGTACTTCCGCGTCGGCCGCATGCTGCACGTCGAGGGGCCGACGAGCGACTATTACGGCGTCATCCAGGGCTTCGCCACGACGGGCGCGCCCATCGACTCGATCCAGGTGGCGGTCTCGAACACGCCCGCCCTGCCCGTGCAGACGTCGCAGGGCGTGGGCTCCTCGTGCGCGATCAAGGGCTTCGGGACGGGCTTCCCCGTGCACGTGATCTCGCGCGTGCGTTACGAGCTCCGGTCCGTGGTCGGAGACCCGACCTTCGCCGATTACGTGCAGCCGCTGAACCCCGTGACCGGCGACGAAGATCGCACGGAGCTCGTGCGGGTCGAGCTCGCGGCGGACGACAGCGAGGTCCCCGGCACGCAGGAGATCGTCGCCGAGTACGCGGTCGGGCTGCGCTTCGGCATCACCGCGCTCACCTTGACCTCGCAGCCGGACGCGCCGGTCCTCGAGCGCTTCCCGATCACCGATCCCGTGCCGAACGCGCAGATCTACACGATCGCAGGCCCTCCCGACGTGCAGGGCACCCGGCCCGAGGCCGTGCGCTCCGTGCAGGTTCGCCTCTCCACGCGATCTCGCGCGCCGGATCGACCCACGCAGCTCGCGGCGCCCGCGGGACGACCGTTCCGCTTCCTCGTCGGCAACGCCAAGGGCGCGGAGCGCTTCGCGCGCGTCCGGACGCTCGAGCGCGAGTTCTCGCTCGTCAACACGCGAGGAGGTTCGCCGTGA
- a CDS encoding PilC/PilY family type IV pilus protein, with protein sequence MRTLNRVLSPSIAVATLLSIASFATVAEAQLDINPPLPNVLLVIDTSGSMENMASGKRPEEDGAACVPGTTTPLNRWATLVTVLTGTIQNFSCFAQDRSSSSFQNEFTLPSGPDPYDYKYYLPFHRILSNGCAYGPGSMGGAWWDWPANALRTHAWNNTSQACDTPGFQQANDGLLDTYRDRVRFGLMTFDTLPDPGTGASGSAPAPNDGTKGMWSYYPSWSSGGSPADGNPPNCATHDFEVGARNPAAPPWEGRLIGFGPHDAPIAQVQQINDRLQSSLLAMRPYGATPIAGVLADARDYLLNDGSNDPATGKPFGPKDDPYYAGKCRNQFIILLSDGEPNLDLRESCATGNGKCPYPRPHEIAHELSTQPNPIKTFAIGFGLSQAGGTSCSNLTQSDLVAPNGLCASATGALKACCTLSRIAYEGGSTRAYFADDLPSLKSALDQVLSVVSAGSTSRTIPVFSTAGATQSQGDAAAAGYQFVTSFDAPVGGLWTGNLERKRYVCENQSGILKPVLATIEQNKGDDFEANLNTNAPARKFFTLVGTQENGQIHSRRSLRPNLSTDDGLGLYGGASTGLVESTTFAATLAQAPLALDIPSNPVPDACESIAGANASASACADTAIRWEVGLPGVPQSRFGNALGSIYHASPITMGTPKEFLRDESYAAFAADPVVKKRPLVLFAATTDGQLHAFKVAANDPADTQRVDTLENNELWSFLPPHVLPGILPTYGRQAFLLDGSPIVKDVIFQRTRAQAQAGAAGTTWRSVLVAGGGLGGSFYYALDVTNPADPKFLWQLSTNTNGEPLFGSTTVKPAITTIALDDGNNDVKEVAVAILPGGTTTLTTGSCPRLRSTTSVSSSDAYQPKVGGDVVRCWHDANGKVGAARSLSIVRLDTGEIIMHFRGKLEDGPTLPTNKVKEDAFDSPVTGVPVPYPSLPGQVSDRIYVGDADGTLWRVDLTSPKPDNWKVDLAWDAYSFGSDAAATRQPIETPPIVTVDPIGNPVVLLSTGDQETFTSSAGVQTRAWSIREEPNGSGSFVTKSNWVIPFENGVRVTGPISLFNGVAYFSTFTPTGPQGNACADGYGAVWGVDYYRKTACSANGPTPPADWPCPRYVQDPVNAPQDLSFFEDQPPGTVVFGVAVTQTPSCYEQLSFDEPAFGPMSVVNNSTAGEFQLVFQTGQGGTSSENSKTNTVTKRLPPPRTSVRIDSWGLVLE encoded by the coding sequence ATGCGAACGTTGAACCGCGTCCTCTCCCCCTCCATCGCCGTCGCCACGCTGCTCTCGATCGCGTCCTTCGCGACGGTCGCCGAGGCGCAGCTCGACATCAACCCGCCGCTGCCGAACGTGCTGCTCGTCATCGACACCTCGGGGTCGATGGAGAACATGGCGAGCGGCAAGCGGCCCGAGGAAGACGGCGCGGCGTGTGTCCCCGGCACGACCACGCCGCTGAACCGCTGGGCCACGCTGGTCACCGTGCTGACGGGGACGATCCAGAACTTCTCCTGCTTCGCGCAGGATCGATCGTCGAGCTCGTTCCAGAACGAGTTCACCCTGCCGAGCGGGCCGGATCCCTACGACTACAAGTACTACCTGCCCTTCCACCGCATCCTCTCGAACGGCTGCGCCTACGGCCCGGGATCGATGGGCGGCGCGTGGTGGGACTGGCCCGCGAACGCGCTCCGGACGCACGCGTGGAACAACACGAGCCAGGCCTGCGACACGCCGGGCTTCCAGCAAGCGAACGACGGCCTGCTCGACACGTACCGCGATCGCGTCCGCTTCGGCCTGATGACGTTCGACACGCTCCCCGATCCCGGCACCGGCGCGAGCGGCTCCGCGCCCGCGCCGAACGACGGCACGAAGGGCATGTGGAGCTACTACCCGAGCTGGAGCTCCGGCGGCTCGCCCGCGGACGGCAACCCGCCGAACTGCGCGACCCACGACTTCGAGGTCGGCGCGCGAAACCCCGCCGCGCCGCCGTGGGAGGGGCGCCTCATCGGCTTCGGCCCGCACGACGCGCCGATCGCGCAGGTGCAGCAGATCAACGATCGCCTCCAGTCCTCGCTCCTCGCGATGCGGCCCTACGGCGCGACCCCGATCGCGGGCGTCCTCGCCGACGCGCGTGACTACCTCTTGAACGACGGCTCGAACGACCCGGCCACGGGCAAACCCTTCGGCCCGAAGGACGATCCGTACTACGCGGGCAAGTGTCGCAACCAGTTCATCATCCTCCTCTCGGACGGCGAGCCGAACCTCGACCTGCGCGAGTCCTGCGCGACGGGCAACGGCAAGTGCCCCTATCCGCGGCCGCACGAGATCGCGCACGAGCTCTCGACGCAGCCGAACCCGATCAAGACCTTCGCCATCGGCTTCGGTTTGTCGCAGGCGGGCGGCACGAGCTGCAGCAACCTCACGCAGAGCGACCTCGTCGCTCCGAACGGCCTCTGCGCGAGCGCGACGGGCGCGCTCAAGGCGTGCTGCACGCTCTCGCGTATCGCCTACGAGGGCGGCTCGACGCGCGCGTATTTCGCGGACGACCTGCCGAGCCTGAAGAGCGCGCTCGATCAGGTGCTCTCGGTCGTCTCGGCCGGCTCGACGAGCCGCACGATCCCCGTCTTCTCCACGGCCGGCGCCACGCAGAGCCAGGGCGACGCCGCCGCCGCGGGCTACCAGTTCGTCACGTCCTTCGACGCGCCCGTCGGCGGCCTCTGGACCGGCAACCTCGAGCGCAAGCGCTACGTCTGCGAGAACCAGAGCGGCATCCTGAAGCCCGTGCTCGCGACGATCGAGCAAAACAAAGGCGACGATTTCGAGGCGAACCTCAACACGAACGCCCCGGCCCGCAAGTTCTTCACGCTCGTCGGCACGCAGGAGAACGGGCAGATCCACTCGCGCCGCTCGCTCCGGCCGAACCTCTCGACCGACGACGGCCTCGGCCTCTACGGCGGCGCGAGCACGGGCCTGGTCGAGAGCACGACGTTCGCCGCGACGCTCGCCCAGGCTCCGCTCGCGCTCGACATCCCGTCGAACCCCGTGCCCGACGCGTGCGAGTCGATCGCCGGAGCAAACGCGAGCGCGAGCGCGTGCGCCGACACGGCGATCCGCTGGGAGGTCGGCCTGCCGGGCGTGCCGCAGTCGCGCTTCGGCAACGCGCTCGGCAGCATCTACCACGCCTCGCCGATCACGATGGGCACGCCGAAGGAGTTCCTGCGCGACGAGTCCTACGCGGCGTTCGCCGCGGATCCGGTGGTCAAGAAGCGCCCGCTCGTGCTCTTCGCAGCGACGACCGACGGCCAGCTCCACGCCTTCAAGGTCGCGGCGAACGATCCGGCGGACACGCAGCGCGTCGACACGCTGGAGAACAACGAGCTCTGGTCGTTCCTCCCGCCGCACGTGCTGCCCGGGATCCTGCCGACGTACGGCCGGCAAGCGTTCCTCCTCGATGGAAGCCCCATCGTGAAGGACGTGATCTTCCAGCGCACGCGCGCGCAGGCGCAGGCCGGCGCGGCGGGCACGACGTGGAGGAGCGTGCTCGTCGCGGGCGGCGGCCTCGGCGGCAGCTTCTATTACGCGCTCGACGTGACGAACCCCGCCGATCCGAAGTTCCTCTGGCAGCTCTCGACGAACACGAACGGCGAGCCGCTCTTCGGCAGCACCACGGTCAAACCCGCGATCACCACGATCGCGCTCGACGACGGCAACAACGACGTGAAGGAGGTCGCCGTCGCGATCCTCCCCGGCGGCACGACGACGCTCACGACCGGGAGCTGCCCGCGCCTCAGGTCGACGACGAGCGTCTCGTCGTCCGACGCGTATCAGCCCAAGGTCGGCGGCGACGTGGTGCGGTGCTGGCACGACGCGAACGGCAAGGTCGGCGCGGCGCGCTCGCTCTCGATCGTCCGCCTCGACACGGGCGAGATCATCATGCACTTCCGCGGCAAGCTCGAGGACGGCCCCACGCTCCCGACGAACAAGGTGAAGGAAGACGCGTTCGACTCGCCCGTCACCGGCGTCCCCGTCCCCTACCCGTCGCTCCCGGGCCAGGTCTCCGATCGCATCTACGTCGGCGACGCGGACGGGACGCTCTGGCGCGTCGACCTCACCTCGCCGAAGCCCGACAACTGGAAGGTGGATCTCGCGTGGGACGCGTACTCGTTCGGCAGCGACGCGGCCGCGACGCGCCAGCCGATCGAGACGCCGCCGATCGTCACGGTCGATCCGATCGGCAACCCGGTCGTCCTGCTGTCGACGGGTGATCAGGAGACGTTCACGTCGAGCGCGGGCGTGCAGACGCGCGCCTGGTCGATCCGCGAGGAGCCAAACGGCTCGGGCTCGTTCGTCACGAAGAGCAACTGGGTGATCCCCTTCGAGAACGGCGTGCGCGTGACCGGACCGATCTCGCTCTTCAACGGCGTCGCGTACTTCTCGACCTTCACGCCGACGGGCCCGCAAGGCAACGCGTGCGCGGACGGCTACGGCGCCGTGTGGGGCGTCGACTACTACCGGAAGACGGCCTGCAGCGCGAACGGCCCCACGCCGCCCGCGGACTGGCCCTGCCCGCGTTACGTGCAGGATCCGGTGAACGCGCCGCAGGACCTGAGCTTCTTCGAGGACCAACCGCCCGGCACCGTGGTCTTCGGCGTGGCCGTCACGCAGACGCCGAGCTGCTACGAGCAGCTCAGCTTCGACGAACCCGCGTTCGGCCCGATGTCGGTCGTGAACAACTCGACCGCGGGCGAGTTCCAGCTCGTCTTCCAGACCGGACAAGGCGGAACGTCGAGCGAGAACTCGAAGACGAACACCGTCACGAAGCGCCTGCCGCCGCCGCGCACCTCGGTGAGGATCGACTCGTGGGGCCTCGTCCTCGAGTGA
- the gcvT gene encoding glycine cleavage system aminomethyltransferase GcvT, producing the protein MDQPQVPLRRTPLHDEHVALGGRLVPFAGWEMPVQYKGVTEEHRAVRTAVGIFDVCHMGELVLSGDYAADVVNYLITNDAKRLMDGQALYTVACNDAGTILDDLIVYRVSQTKWLIVCNASNRDKMVAHFKAAAVNHCDFDDASDRTALIAVQGPKALALLAQAGGDGPALTELPSFHFRDATLANVPCTVARTGYTGEDGVEIFCPMDGAAQLWRALVALGGPLGLEPAGLGARDTLRLEARLSLYGNEIDETTNPLEAGLGWVVKLGKGDFVGRTALERIKAAGLTRKLVGFEMSGRGIARHGYPLLDKVGIKVGVCTSGSPGPTVGKNIGLGYLPTSLAEVGSEIEVDCRGRSVSAVVVKTPFYKRSS; encoded by the coding sequence ATGGATCAGCCCCAGGTACCGCTTCGCAGGACCCCTCTTCATGACGAGCACGTCGCGCTCGGCGGTCGCCTCGTGCCCTTCGCGGGCTGGGAAATGCCCGTGCAGTACAAGGGCGTCACGGAGGAGCACCGCGCCGTCCGCACCGCCGTGGGCATCTTCGACGTCTGCCACATGGGCGAGCTCGTCCTCTCGGGGGACTACGCTGCGGACGTGGTCAACTACCTGATCACGAACGACGCCAAGCGCCTCATGGACGGGCAGGCGCTCTATACCGTGGCGTGCAACGACGCGGGCACGATCCTCGACGACCTCATCGTCTACCGGGTGTCGCAGACCAAGTGGCTCATCGTCTGCAACGCCTCGAACCGCGACAAGATGGTTGCGCATTTCAAGGCCGCCGCGGTGAACCACTGCGACTTCGACGATGCGTCCGATCGCACGGCGCTCATCGCGGTGCAGGGCCCGAAGGCGCTCGCGCTGCTCGCGCAGGCCGGCGGGGACGGACCTGCGCTCACCGAGCTGCCGAGCTTCCACTTCCGCGACGCCACGCTCGCGAACGTCCCGTGCACGGTGGCGCGCACGGGGTACACGGGCGAGGACGGCGTCGAGATCTTCTGTCCCATGGACGGCGCGGCGCAGCTCTGGCGCGCGCTCGTCGCGCTCGGCGGCCCGCTCGGCCTCGAGCCGGCCGGCCTCGGCGCGCGCGACACGCTCCGCCTCGAAGCGCGCCTCTCGCTCTACGGCAACGAGATCGACGAGACGACGAACCCGCTCGAGGCTGGGCTCGGCTGGGTCGTGAAGCTCGGCAAGGGCGACTTCGTGGGTCGTACGGCGCTCGAGCGCATCAAGGCCGCGGGCCTGACGCGCAAGCTCGTCGGCTTCGAGATGAGCGGCCGCGGCATCGCGCGGCACGGCTACCCGCTCCTCGACAAGGTGGGGATCAAGGTCGGCGTGTGCACGAGCGGCAGCCCCGGCCCCACGGTCGGCAAGAACATCGGCCTCGGCTACCTGCCCACCTCGCTCGCCGAGGTGGGCTCGGAGATCGAGGTCGACTGCCGCGGCCGCTCGGTGAGCGCCGTCGTGGTGAAGACTCCGTTTTACAAACGTTCGTCGTGA
- the gcvH gene encoding glycine cleavage system protein GcvH: MASDDVRSDRRYTKDHEWTKEEDGRVLIGITAYAVDQLGDITLVNLDVKVGETITRGKAFGTIESVKTLSDLFAPLSGRVVQINQLLEQQPEKVNEDCYDLAWMIAVEPSDRSELDGLLDPTAYTELLKTAGH, from the coding sequence ATGGCCAGCGATGATGTTCGTTCGGATCGTCGGTACACCAAGGATCACGAGTGGACGAAGGAGGAAGACGGACGGGTGCTCATCGGCATCACGGCGTACGCCGTGGATCAGCTCGGTGACATCACGCTCGTGAACCTGGACGTGAAGGTCGGCGAGACGATCACGCGGGGCAAGGCCTTCGGGACCATCGAGAGCGTCAAGACGCTGAGCGATCTCTTCGCCCCCTTGAGCGGACGTGTCGTGCAGATCAACCAGCTCCTGGAACAACAGCCGGAGAAGGTGAACGAGGATTGTTACGACCTCGCCTGGATGATCGCCGTGGAGCCCTCCGATCGGAGCGAGCTCGATGGCCTGCTCGACCCGACCGCCTATACTGAGCTCCTGAAGACCGCCGGCCACTGA
- the gcvPA gene encoding aminomethyl-transferring glycine dehydrogenase subunit GcvPA: protein MRYLPHTPEEIASMLEAVGLPALEALYESIPARARYDRPLDLPAPIDEPSLMRHLEELARKNRAAGMLSFLGAGAYEHHFPPAADQLLLRSEFYTAYTPYQPEVAQGTLQVIFEFQTIVSEIFGLPLANASMYDGASAAAEAVLMARRLVGREHTVISGGIHPEYLETIETHVRGLGTGKASLTTVPVGADGAADIDALAAAITNETACVVVGYPNFYGSICDLRKVAEAAHAKGALVITATQDPYALALLESPGALGADIAVGEGQPLGLPPQFGGPGVGLFACREDRKYLQQIPGRVVGETVDKEGNRGYVLTLATREQHIRRERATSNICTNSGLCATAMTIKMCMLGKKGFVEAARQCLAKAEYLKKAIAGLEGYSLPYSAPTFNEFVVRVRGGDTKKVCDTLAKRDIIPGFDLGRVSAERKGELLVAVTERHTRADLDRLVEALASI, encoded by the coding sequence ATGCGATACCTCCCTCACACGCCCGAGGAGATCGCTTCGATGCTGGAGGCCGTCGGCCTGCCGGCGCTCGAGGCGCTCTACGAATCGATCCCTGCACGCGCACGTTACGATCGGCCGCTCGACCTGCCCGCGCCGATCGACGAGCCGTCGCTCATGCGCCACCTCGAAGAGCTCGCCCGCAAGAACCGCGCGGCCGGGATGCTCTCGTTCCTCGGCGCCGGCGCGTACGAGCATCATTTCCCGCCCGCCGCCGACCAGCTCCTGCTGCGCAGCGAGTTCTACACGGCGTACACGCCGTACCAGCCCGAGGTCGCGCAGGGCACGCTGCAGGTCATCTTCGAGTTCCAGACGATCGTCAGCGAGATCTTCGGCCTGCCGCTGGCGAACGCGTCGATGTACGACGGCGCGAGCGCCGCGGCCGAGGCCGTGCTCATGGCGCGAAGGCTCGTCGGTCGCGAGCACACCGTCATCTCCGGCGGGATCCACCCCGAGTATCTCGAGACGATCGAGACGCACGTGCGTGGCCTCGGGACCGGCAAGGCCTCGCTCACCACCGTGCCCGTCGGCGCGGACGGCGCCGCCGACATCGACGCACTCGCGGCCGCGATCACGAACGAGACGGCCTGCGTCGTCGTCGGATACCCGAACTTCTACGGTTCGATCTGCGATCTCCGCAAGGTGGCCGAGGCTGCGCACGCGAAGGGCGCGCTCGTCATCACGGCGACGCAGGATCCGTACGCGCTCGCGCTCCTCGAGTCGCCCGGCGCGCTCGGCGCCGACATCGCGGTGGGCGAGGGACAACCGCTCGGCCTGCCGCCGCAGTTCGGCGGCCCGGGCGTGGGCCTCTTCGCGTGCCGCGAGGACCGCAAGTACCTGCAGCAGATCCCCGGCCGCGTCGTCGGCGAGACCGTCGACAAGGAGGGAAACCGCGGCTACGTGCTCACGCTGGCCACGCGCGAGCAACACATCCGCCGCGAGCGCGCCACGAGCAACATCTGCACGAACAGCGGCCTCTGCGCGACCGCGATGACCATCAAGATGTGCATGCTCGGCAAGAAGGGGTTTGTCGAAGCGGCGCGTCAGTGTCTCGCCAAAGCGGAGTACCTGAAGAAGGCGATCGCGGGCCTCGAGGGCTACTCGCTGCCGTACAGCGCTCCGACGTTCAACGAGTTCGTCGTGCGTGTACGCGGCGGCGACACGAAGAAGGTCTGCGACACGCTCGCCAAGCGCGACATCATCCCCGGCTTCGATCTCGGCCGCGTGAGCGCCGAGCGCAAGGGCGAGCTGCTCGTCGCCGTCACCGAGCGCCACACACGCGCGGACCTCGATCGGCTCGTCGAAGCGCTCGCGTCGATCTGA
- a CDS encoding tetratricopeptide repeat protein gives MATQTVDAEDSARWEAVEEATEFMNDGRFVEALVALRDVIKADPRNPYAFHFLGAALYETGQRETARDAYRAALRLAPNYLGSRVALSHLLRQLGDLDGALSQANEALRRFPGDGDAMQAAGLAYAAKGNRKAAKKQLQGFLSSNPELEARLEVEQILGMLGIAGENEPVEFE, from the coding sequence ATGGCTACGCAGACCGTGGATGCAGAAGACTCCGCCCGATGGGAAGCGGTCGAGGAGGCGACCGAGTTCATGAACGACGGCCGCTTCGTCGAGGCGCTCGTCGCGCTGCGCGACGTGATCAAGGCCGACCCGAGGAACCCCTACGCGTTCCATTTCCTCGGCGCCGCCCTTTACGAGACCGGCCAGCGCGAGACCGCGCGCGACGCGTACCGCGCAGCCCTCCGCCTCGCCCCCAACTACCTCGGCTCGCGCGTCGCGCTCTCGCACCTCTTGCGCCAGCTCGGCGACCTCGACGGCGCGCTCTCGCAGGCCAACGAGGCGCTGCGCCGCTTCCCCGGCGACGGCGACGCGATGCAGGCCGCCGGCCTCGCCTACGCGGCGAAGGGCAACCGCAAGGCGGCGAAGAAACAACTCCAGGGGTTCCTCAGCTCGAACCCCGAGCTCGAAGCGCGCCTCGAGGTCGAGCAGATCCTCGGCATGCTGGGCATCGCCGGCGAGAACGAGCCGGTCGAGTTCGAGTGA
- a CDS encoding SDR family NAD(P)-dependent oxidoreductase — MYLAGKHALVTGGGRGIGRAIAERLAREGARVLVTGRTEAEIDEVASEIGGVAVRMDAKDRASVRAAIDAVRAAGPVDVLVNNAGFAESVAFDRTTDELWDDLLEVNVTSAFALCRAFVPGMIERGFGRVINVASNAGLVGYGYSVAYCASKHAMVGMTRALAVEIAKSPVTVNAVCPGWTRTRMGEEATSRIAQKTGRSAEAAEKILANMSPQQRFAEPEEIAHVVAMLCAPEARSVHGQAIPIDGGQVMK; from the coding sequence ATGTACCTCGCTGGAAAGCATGCCCTGGTCACGGGCGGAGGTCGCGGGATCGGGCGCGCCATCGCCGAGCGGCTCGCCCGCGAGGGCGCCCGCGTCCTCGTCACGGGGCGCACCGAGGCCGAGATCGACGAGGTCGCGAGCGAGATCGGCGGCGTCGCCGTCCGGATGGACGCGAAGGATCGAGCGAGCGTGCGCGCCGCGATCGACGCCGTCCGCGCCGCGGGCCCCGTCGACGTGCTCGTGAACAACGCCGGCTTCGCCGAGTCCGTCGCCTTCGACCGCACGACGGACGAGCTCTGGGACGACCTGCTCGAGGTGAACGTCACGAGCGCCTTCGCCCTCTGCCGCGCCTTCGTGCCCGGCATGATCGAGCGTGGCTTCGGCCGCGTGATCAACGTCGCCTCGAACGCGGGCCTCGTCGGTTACGGCTACAGCGTCGCCTACTGCGCCTCGAAGCACGCGATGGTCGGCATGACCCGCGCGCTCGCCGTGGAGATCGCGAAGTCGCCCGTCACCGTGAACGCCGTCTGCCCGGGGTGGACCCGCACGCGCATGGGCGAGGAGGCGACCTCGCGGATCGCGCAGAAGACGGGCCGCAGCGCCGAGGCCGCGGAGAAGATCCTCGCGAACATGTCACCGCAGCAGCGCTTCGCCGAGCCCGAGGAGATCGCCCACGTCGTCGCCATGCTCTGCGCCCCCGAGGCCCGCAGCGTGCACGGCCAGGCCATCCCCATCGACGGCGGCCAGGTCATGAAATAG